One Fibrobacter sp. UBA4297 genomic region harbors:
- a CDS encoding SGNH/GDSL hydrolase family protein encodes MENLLFNGRWSHAGGVSRASAPAVSITFNAKASKITFTVEGHSRWRLDRDGRQIDQFEVDAKEERSIKVEDDGSFHKYRFIKISESGVPEIKFYGISVDGEFGEAPKPSSRRIEFIGDSFTAGYGCEGSSAEDAPEFDKTNASKSYAYLLASGFNADYQINAYSGRGLVRNYDNMVPEWTYERLYDYTVMGSVTSYPKPERWDLEKFHPQVVVIFEGINDFQGTPPYADKGKFKKAYAKLLDRLRKAHPGVKFLLVSTKVWPNDDLGPTIKSIYDEQVAAGHKDLEYKHVFTSNVGLHGHPDVHSQEELANTLRPIIARLGRWLSR; translated from the coding sequence ATGGAAAACCTTCTGTTCAATGGCCGCTGGTCCCATGCAGGCGGCGTAAGCCGCGCGAGTGCGCCCGCCGTATCCATCACGTTCAACGCCAAGGCCTCAAAGATTACGTTTACGGTCGAAGGCCATTCCCGCTGGCGCCTTGACCGCGACGGCAGGCAAATCGACCAGTTCGAAGTCGATGCCAAGGAAGAACGTTCCATCAAGGTTGAGGACGACGGCTCCTTCCATAAGTACCGCTTCATCAAGATTAGCGAAAGCGGCGTTCCCGAAATCAAGTTCTACGGCATTTCCGTCGATGGCGAATTTGGCGAAGCCCCCAAGCCCTCCAGTCGCCGCATCGAGTTCATCGGCGATTCCTTTACCGCAGGCTATGGCTGCGAAGGCTCCTCCGCCGAAGACGCTCCCGAATTCGACAAGACGAACGCCTCCAAGAGCTATGCCTACCTCCTTGCGAGCGGTTTCAACGCCGACTACCAGATCAATGCCTACAGCGGACGCGGCCTTGTGCGCAACTACGACAACATGGTGCCCGAATGGACGTACGAACGCCTCTATGATTACACGGTCATGGGCTCCGTGACCTCGTATCCGAAACCGGAACGCTGGGATTTGGAAAAGTTCCACCCGCAGGTTGTCGTGATTTTTGAAGGAATTAACGATTTTCAGGGGACTCCGCCGTATGCAGATAAAGGAAAATTCAAAAAAGCGTACGCCAAATTGCTCGATAGACTTCGCAAGGCGCATCCCGGCGTGAAATTCTTGCTCGTTTCCACGAAAGTTTGGCCGAACGATGACCTTGGACCGACAATTAAGTCGATTTACGATGAACAAGTTGCTGCTGGTCACAAGGACTTGGAATACAAACACGTGTTTACATCGAATGTCGGTCTGCATGGTCACCCCGATGTCCATTCCCAGGAAGAGCTCGCGAACACGCTGAGACCCATAATAGCACGGCTTGGACGGTGGCTTTCAAGATAA
- a CDS encoding PDZ domain-containing protein, translated as MKNCFYSIPLCFLMSVTSLFASESFSGIGVSICQTKDGVEVAEVIPGTPAAEAKLQAKDIIIAVDGESLKGMSIEVSKSKLRGQENRPLEIIFVSNGDTLSTTLRRTQITVKDLDSEQIESWYGNKFELNAQEIETYAGATEGDKRLVAVLQNGTLVKSKSPVFARGLNGVYVEKKNEFAHKVKRPNLNKNVSAILKELSRTSVGFELKSAGNAVITIMNADGSVVATFVYENARSGYNSLKWNLENVLSGRYMVTIEHNGSVSGKNVMLK; from the coding sequence ATGAAAAATTGTTTTTATTCAATTCCTTTGTGTTTCTTGATGTCGGTGACATCCCTCTTTGCTTCTGAATCTTTCAGTGGTATTGGTGTTTCGATTTGTCAAACAAAAGATGGTGTTGAAGTTGCGGAGGTTATCCCCGGCACACCCGCTGCAGAGGCCAAGCTACAAGCAAAAGATATTATCATTGCGGTTGATGGAGAATCGCTTAAAGGTATGTCTATTGAAGTGTCGAAGTCGAAACTTCGTGGACAGGAAAATAGACCACTTGAAATCATTTTCGTCAGCAATGGTGATACACTTTCGACAACGCTTCGCCGTACTCAGATTACGGTAAAGGATTTGGATAGTGAACAAATTGAATCTTGGTATGGCAATAAGTTTGAGTTAAATGCTCAGGAGATTGAAACTTATGCTGGTGCGACTGAAGGTGACAAGCGACTGGTGGCTGTGTTGCAAAACGGAACGTTGGTAAAGTCGAAATCGCCGGTTTTTGCTAGAGGGCTAAATGGGGTTTATGTCGAAAAAAAGAACGAGTTTGCCCACAAAGTGAAACGGCCCAATTTAAATAAAAACGTATCGGCGATATTGAAAGAACTGAGTCGAACGTCGGTTGGTTTTGAACTGAAATCTGCCGGTAATGCTGTAATTACCATTATGAATGCTGATGGTTCTGTGGTTGCAACGTTTGTTTATGAAAACGCTCGATCTGGATATAATTCTCTGAAATGGAATTTGGAGAATGTTCTCAGTGGCCGTTATATGGTAACTATCGAGCACAACGGCTCTGTTAGTGGAAAAAATGTTATGCTGAAATAA
- a CDS encoding copper resistance protein NlpE N-terminal domain-containing protein: MKYAIAVTALLCGFFVGCSEEKKEPLPDLPPVEIPADVFGYYSGKMPCDDCNERVLEMDLQKDGSALVIETVLKDSLHVDTLHGTFVYADSVVKLDISQSNAHWAFKRDKVGNLALLKFGNVYRDADGLKAVMVRYYKKFKK; encoded by the coding sequence ATGAAATATGCCATTGCTGTAACCGCTCTCCTTTGCGGATTTTTTGTGGGTTGTTCCGAAGAAAAGAAGGAACCGCTTCCTGATTTGCCTCCTGTAGAAATCCCTGCGGATGTCTTTGGCTACTATTCGGGCAAAATGCCTTGCGATGACTGCAATGAGCGAGTCCTAGAAATGGACTTGCAAAAAGATGGATCTGCCCTGGTCATCGAAACGGTCTTGAAGGATTCCCTGCATGTCGATACGCTTCACGGAACGTTTGTGTACGCTGATAGCGTTGTAAAACTGGACATTTCGCAGAGTAATGCCCACTGGGCGTTCAAACGCGACAAAGTCGGGAACCTGGCCCTGTTGAAGTTTGGAAACGTGTACCGCGATGCCGATGGCTTAAAAGCGGTCATGGTCCGTTATTATAAAAAGTTTAAAAAGTAA
- a CDS encoding formylglycine-generating enzyme family protein, translating into MNCRLYLLRGLVLALCAPVLFAACTASGDAVESEAAFPIDNGDKSSSGPKSSSSNDPSKIDPSIFNLFDWVQIPKTSITRGVNSFGVNSFAIASTEVTQKVYEFVMNDLPKQSKEGESRAVSNVDWYHAVLFCNAFSKLAGLDTAYVYEYISRESVLVGLTINYSVAAVRLPTENEWEIAARGGATTTYYWDTDEASKYAYYGQTAGPDVVAQKLPNEYGLYDMAGNVAEWMNDWYDAYPKNKSDNYVGPKSGEYRIVRGGGWSDKVTALAPKEREKLSPAQSKATLGFRLVYSTGF; encoded by the coding sequence ATGAATTGTAGACTTTATCTGTTGAGAGGCCTTGTGCTTGCGTTGTGCGCGCCAGTTCTATTTGCTGCGTGCACGGCAAGTGGCGATGCTGTCGAAAGCGAGGCCGCTTTCCCGATAGACAATGGTGACAAGTCTTCCTCCGGTCCCAAATCCTCTTCGAGTAACGACCCGTCAAAAATAGATCCCTCGATTTTTAACTTGTTCGACTGGGTGCAGATTCCCAAGACTTCAATTACTCGTGGCGTGAATTCCTTTGGAGTAAACTCCTTTGCCATCGCATCGACCGAAGTGACCCAGAAGGTCTATGAGTTTGTCATGAATGACTTGCCGAAACAGTCTAAGGAAGGCGAAAGTAGGGCCGTCTCAAACGTGGACTGGTACCATGCGGTTCTGTTCTGCAATGCGTTTTCAAAGTTAGCCGGGCTCGATACGGCTTACGTTTACGAGTACATTTCTAGGGAATCTGTCTTGGTTGGCTTGACGATTAACTATTCGGTAGCGGCAGTAAGGCTCCCGACAGAAAATGAATGGGAAATTGCGGCTCGTGGCGGCGCCACGACGACATATTACTGGGATACCGATGAGGCGTCTAAGTATGCCTATTATGGACAAACTGCTGGTCCGGATGTGGTGGCTCAAAAATTGCCGAATGAATATGGTCTTTATGACATGGCCGGTAACGTTGCCGAATGGATGAACGACTGGTATGACGCTTATCCAAAAAATAAAAGCGATAACTATGTCGGCCCCAAGTCCGGCGAATACCGCATTGTTCGCGGGGGCGGCTGGTCGGACAAGGTAACCGCGCTAGCCCCGAAAGAACGCGAAAAGCTGAGCCCGGCTCAGTCCAAGGCTACTCTTGGCTTTAGACTGGTCTATTCTACCGGTTTTTAA
- the lepB gene encoding signal peptidase I has protein sequence MEQTPEKKSAKKFLKTFTREIIVPVVLALIVIQYVIQAFQIPSGSMEDSLKTGDFLLGLKFTYGSPIPFSNQKFPGYTEPKHGDVVIFRYPGEPEYPDNNPKRYTHLFNALMLGNYYWDHSPENGQPHIVHYGDGPKDYIKRCVAVSGDTVAVHGGKLFLNGKRQDSLPAFGKWTASVRTLSPRDEVEEFVVPSVGDTLFVDSLSMVKLWWLRSLVAQENPDSSVRLELSLLRNGRENNNYVFTDFRFPVENDRGLLLQSMYDRNRTVRQQRFMQGDTLSGAMPFNYFREIAKIGFLPLIDPHDPQLNSGFTRPVSYVSFEGSILQDLEGNVKRLNVATPALDSTDTAEVVEKNHFEIQRSLYLGSEKIDRYVVKYPQFFMMGDNRDNSADSRYWGVVSLRNIRAKAFVIYFSFENDDGKFALGNPFTWWRIPFRIRFTRIGKIIDLIK, from the coding sequence ATGGAACAGACACCTGAAAAAAAATCAGCCAAGAAATTTTTGAAAACTTTTACGCGTGAAATTATTGTCCCTGTCGTCCTTGCGCTAATCGTCATCCAGTACGTCATCCAGGCGTTCCAGATTCCGAGCGGTTCCATGGAAGATTCCCTCAAGACGGGAGACTTCTTGCTTGGCCTCAAGTTCACTTACGGTTCCCCGATTCCGTTCTCGAACCAGAAGTTCCCTGGCTATACCGAACCGAAACATGGCGACGTGGTTATCTTCCGTTATCCGGGTGAACCGGAATATCCTGATAACAATCCCAAACGCTACACGCACTTGTTCAATGCGCTCATGCTTGGGAATTACTACTGGGACCACTCTCCTGAAAATGGCCAGCCGCATATTGTGCATTACGGTGATGGCCCGAAGGATTACATCAAGCGCTGCGTCGCCGTGAGTGGCGATACTGTTGCTGTGCATGGAGGCAAGCTCTTCTTGAATGGCAAACGCCAGGATTCTCTCCCAGCATTTGGTAAGTGGACTGCCAGTGTGCGCACGCTCTCGCCGCGAGATGAAGTCGAAGAATTTGTGGTGCCGTCCGTTGGCGATACGCTGTTTGTCGATTCGCTTTCGATGGTGAAGCTCTGGTGGCTACGTTCGCTCGTGGCCCAGGAAAATCCGGATTCCTCCGTGCGCCTGGAACTTTCGCTTTTGCGTAATGGCCGCGAAAACAACAATTACGTGTTTACGGATTTCAGGTTCCCGGTTGAAAATGACCGCGGTCTCCTGCTGCAGTCGATGTACGACCGGAATAGGACTGTTCGTCAGCAACGCTTTATGCAGGGCGACACTTTATCTGGCGCCATGCCGTTCAACTATTTTAGGGAAATCGCGAAGATTGGCTTTTTGCCTTTGATCGATCCGCACGATCCGCAACTGAATAGCGGGTTTACGCGCCCGGTGAGCTATGTATCGTTTGAAGGTTCCATTCTCCAGGATCTCGAAGGCAACGTGAAACGTTTGAATGTGGCAACGCCTGCCCTGGATTCTACGGACACCGCTGAAGTTGTCGAAAAGAATCATTTTGAAATCCAGCGCAGCCTTTATCTGGGTTCCGAAAAGATAGACCGCTATGTCGTGAAGTATCCGCAGTTCTTCATGATGGGCGATAACCGCGACAACTCTGCCGATAGCCGCTACTGGGGAGTGGTCTCGCTCCGCAACATCCGTGCAAAAGCTTTTGTCATCTACTTCTCGTTTGAAAATGATGATGGAAAGTTTGCTCTCGGGAACCCGTTCACCTGGTGGCGCATTCCGTTCCGCATTCGTTTCACCCGCATTGGCAAGATTATCGACCTGATTAAGTAA
- a CDS encoding DUF6345 domain-containing protein — MKKLSLMMLFTAYSVYAGVLLRAPTEVNVSTYAINDYSRVERCNDLSRSIADKNRFVEQMTSQIKAKYPNTTVRHLRDRENANATANSFLTDYTDDSEIVFFSGHGEPQTLFFHDKQQDFGINTKRFGGKTRWVFLEACLFLNVNKSDRLSGSLSDNENIDYNKMAVIGSMFNGVHAILGNYAVGWQGTIKKHWYSSARWRTEDRFNYFAQYFIKDGNGIWDSYVSAVKKVYKNFNYDSALGYSAGITGYKPAIAYFYKQGTNGNALDMSLESYALSYDAPVSDGSVSVYSIRFKAVSIGYPKYN; from the coding sequence ATGAAGAAATTATCTTTAATGATGCTTTTTACGGCTTACTCTGTATATGCTGGTGTTTTATTACGAGCTCCTACGGAGGTGAATGTGTCTACGTATGCGATTAATGATTATTCAAGGGTGGAACGATGCAATGATTTGTCGCGGTCAATTGCTGATAAGAATAGATTTGTTGAACAAATGACTAGTCAGATAAAAGCGAAATACCCTAATACGACGGTTCGACATTTACGTGATCGGGAAAATGCTAATGCGACTGCGAATAGCTTTTTGACGGATTATACTGATGATTCAGAAATCGTTTTCTTTTCTGGGCATGGGGAACCTCAAACGCTGTTTTTCCATGATAAACAACAAGATTTTGGAATCAATACAAAAAGATTTGGTGGGAAAACTCGTTGGGTTTTCCTTGAGGCGTGTTTGTTTTTGAATGTGAATAAGAGTGATCGGTTGAGTGGTAGCTTGAGTGATAATGAAAATATTGATTATAATAAAATGGCTGTAATTGGAAGTATGTTTAATGGGGTTCATGCTATTTTGGGTAATTATGCAGTTGGGTGGCAAGGAACGATTAAAAAACATTGGTATAGTAGTGCTCGTTGGCGAACTGAAGATCGCTTTAATTATTTTGCACAATACTTTATTAAAGATGGAAATGGAATATGGGACTCTTATGTATCTGCTGTGAAAAAAGTTTATAAAAACTTTAACTATGATAGCGCGTTAGGTTATAGTGCTGGTATAACGGGGTATAAACCTGCTATTGCTTATTTCTATAAACAGGGGACAAATGGAAATGCGTTGGATATGTCCTTAGAATCGTACGCGCTTTCTTATGATGCTCCTGTAAGTGATGGCAGCGTTAGTGTGTATTCGATAAGATTCAAGGCTGTTTCTATTGGTTATCCTAAATATAATTAA
- a CDS encoding helicase C-terminal domain-containing protein, translating into MVKIPAFVALDLETTGLDFEKDEIIEVALVRFENGEPKENLDFLVKPTSAELRPFIETLTGINKTDLESASDFATIAGQICSFVGDLPIVAHNAVFDSKFLKQTFTKVGISYDSHVFWDSLTLSRIAFQDVPNHRLDTLVQELGIERSRAHRALPDADACGRLFVKALEKISTMDPWIYDALSQVAKGSGYETLFTSNVEKLSPPKYKLPAAPAVEALPKSKAPRVSEFFKEGGFISFVVDDYKPRHNQQDFASVMERNMYKGGLCVLEAPTGSGKTLSYLITAANKAITGERVLISTATRTLQEQLWTEAIPQIAKIYNGELRPAILKGRDNYLCLRKFEELLMHPQTLLSAEERDSFMALIPWVLTTETGDINECNSFSQSRNRVLWSKLSCSASCCNGENHSHHENCPALIAKRKAMNANMVLVNHSLFLSDLQLDFALLPSYEHIVFDEAHRLPEISNQVFGRSISFFGFRNIAKTLEPSKAGGDGLIAEIASRIPAEQPELHELCDKLSEALGEAEKALHRFFMKIGKKLAKQKNGRSGFTYTNSILAEYEADPATFLEQYNNARGFAEKLIAATANMDSLKGVVSDLDSRMTEIGHFMSDFEFVTKAGRNDWVFYMEEPFNPHTIKLHALPLHSGNVWREKFYPWIKSATFTSATLSVQADLTYFLQKMGMDNLRLGKQPFVRVYTEQSDVNERRSVMVAKFLPKPSTPEFGDALNETLLNVLPNVEENTMVLFTSVATMMKAQAVLAPAFAERNKLLLCQHVDGSLDGLVAMFRKERGACLLGCQSLWEGVDFPGDALKLLVITKLPFPNPSDPLVAGLTNEMKAANKNFFKDYFIPEAYIELRQGMGRLLRSDSDSGKVLILDNRVVLERYGKTFSRIWNFKQRIAGSVSDIERFVK; encoded by the coding sequence ATGGTAAAGATTCCAGCATTTGTAGCGCTTGACTTGGAAACGACAGGTCTCGATTTCGAAAAAGACGAAATAATCGAGGTCGCGCTTGTTCGCTTTGAAAATGGCGAACCGAAGGAAAATCTCGATTTCCTGGTGAAGCCCACTTCCGCAGAGCTTCGCCCGTTTATCGAAACGCTTACTGGAATTAACAAGACCGACTTGGAAAGTGCATCGGACTTTGCAACGATTGCAGGCCAGATTTGCTCCTTTGTCGGTGACCTCCCGATTGTGGCGCACAACGCCGTTTTCGATTCCAAGTTCTTGAAGCAGACGTTTACGAAGGTCGGTATTTCTTACGATTCCCATGTGTTCTGGGATTCGCTCACGCTTTCGCGCATTGCGTTCCAGGATGTGCCGAACCATCGCCTTGATACGCTCGTGCAGGAACTGGGCATTGAACGTAGCCGTGCCCACCGCGCCTTGCCCGACGCCGATGCTTGCGGACGCTTGTTCGTGAAGGCTCTTGAAAAAATTTCTACGATGGACCCGTGGATTTACGATGCCCTTTCTCAAGTGGCTAAGGGTTCCGGCTACGAGACGCTCTTTACTTCGAACGTCGAAAAACTTTCTCCTCCGAAGTACAAGTTGCCTGCCGCCCCTGCTGTGGAAGCTTTGCCCAAGTCCAAGGCTCCGCGCGTGAGCGAGTTTTTCAAGGAAGGTGGATTCATCTCGTTTGTTGTCGATGATTATAAGCCACGCCACAATCAGCAGGATTTTGCCTCGGTCATGGAACGCAACATGTACAAGGGCGGCCTCTGCGTGCTCGAAGCTCCGACCGGTTCCGGAAAGACTCTGTCTTACCTCATTACCGCCGCAAACAAGGCTATCACGGGTGAACGCGTGCTCATCAGTACCGCAACGCGCACCTTGCAGGAGCAGCTCTGGACCGAAGCTATCCCGCAGATTGCAAAGATTTACAATGGCGAACTCCGCCCGGCAATTTTGAAAGGCCGCGACAACTACCTTTGCCTTCGCAAGTTCGAAGAGCTGCTGATGCACCCGCAGACGCTCCTCTCCGCCGAAGAACGCGATTCCTTCATGGCGCTTATCCCGTGGGTTTTGACGACCGAAACGGGCGACATCAACGAATGCAATTCCTTTAGCCAGAGCCGCAATCGTGTGCTTTGGTCCAAGCTCTCGTGCAGCGCCTCTTGCTGCAACGGCGAAAACCACTCGCATCACGAAAACTGCCCGGCGCTCATTGCAAAGCGCAAGGCCATGAATGCAAACATGGTGCTTGTGAACCATTCACTCTTCCTTTCGGACTTGCAGCTTGACTTTGCTTTGCTCCCATCTTACGAACACATCGTCTTTGACGAAGCGCACCGCCTGCCCGAAATCAGCAACCAGGTATTTGGCCGCTCCATCTCGTTTTTCGGATTCAGAAACATCGCGAAGACGCTTGAGCCTTCCAAGGCGGGTGGCGATGGTCTCATTGCAGAAATTGCAAGTCGTATCCCGGCAGAACAGCCGGAACTTCATGAACTCTGCGACAAGCTTTCCGAAGCTTTGGGCGAAGCCGAAAAGGCTCTGCACCGCTTCTTCATGAAAATCGGCAAGAAGCTTGCCAAGCAGAAAAATGGCCGCAGCGGCTTTACTTACACGAACAGCATCCTCGCTGAATACGAAGCAGACCCGGCAACGTTCCTTGAACAGTACAATAATGCACGTGGCTTTGCCGAAAAACTCATTGCGGCAACAGCGAACATGGATAGCCTCAAGGGAGTCGTGAGCGATCTCGATAGCCGCATGACAGAAATCGGCCATTTCATGTCAGACTTTGAATTTGTCACAAAGGCGGGTCGCAATGACTGGGTATTCTACATGGAAGAACCGTTCAACCCGCATACCATCAAGCTGCATGCGCTCCCGCTCCATTCCGGTAACGTTTGGAGAGAAAAATTCTATCCGTGGATCAAGTCCGCAACGTTTACGTCCGCAACGCTTTCTGTGCAGGCCGACCTCACGTACTTCTTGCAGAAGATGGGCATGGACAACTTGCGTCTTGGCAAACAGCCGTTCGTGCGCGTTTATACGGAACAGTCCGATGTGAACGAACGCCGTTCCGTGATGGTTGCAAAGTTCCTCCCGAAGCCTTCGACTCCAGAATTTGGCGATGCCTTGAACGAGACGCTCTTGAATGTGCTCCCGAATGTCGAAGAAAATACGATGGTGCTCTTTACGAGTGTCGCAACGATGATGAAGGCGCAGGCCGTGCTTGCCCCGGCATTTGCCGAACGCAACAAACTTTTGCTTTGCCAGCATGTCGATGGCTCGCTCGATGGCCTTGTGGCAATGTTCCGCAAGGAACGTGGCGCTTGCCTGCTCGGTTGCCAAAGCCTCTGGGAAGGCGTGGACTTCCCGGGTGATGCGCTCAAGTTGCTCGTCATCACGAAGCTCCCGTTCCCGAACCCGAGCGATCCGCTTGTCGCAGGCCTCACGAACGAGATGAAGGCTGCTAACAAGAACTTCTTCAAGGATTACTTTATCCCGGAAGCCTACATCGAACTCCGTCAGGGCATGGGTCGCCTCTTACGCTCCGATTCCGATTCTGGCAAGGTCCTCATCCTGGACAACCGCGTTGTCCTCGAACGCTACGGCAAGACCTTCTCCCGCATCTGGAACTTCAAGCAGCGCATCGCAGGCTCCGTCTCCGACATCGAACGCTTCGTGAAGTAA
- a CDS encoding LytR/AlgR family response regulator transcription factor, whose translation MFTALIADDEPLARVRMRSLLEAYSSEIEILGEASSGTQTIEKIHDLDPDVVFLDIQMPDMDAFEVLKSLNEDDIPLIVFTTAYDNFALRAYEENVVDYLLKPIDPERLQATMSKLRKRMPHESGQGVPADFSWEKFKEMMSISGLYMQRLQVKQSDRILLVNMDEVIRFQSEEKYTTAYTTTAQYVIDQTLIELEKRLDPRQFVRVHRAHLVAIDYIAEIRKNDSGRLCVVLRDKNRTQITVSRNFVKTVKSL comes from the coding sequence ATGTTTACTGCGTTAATAGCCGATGATGAACCTCTAGCTCGTGTACGAATGCGCTCCCTGCTCGAAGCTTATTCGAGTGAAATCGAAATTTTGGGTGAAGCGTCTTCGGGAACACAGACCATTGAAAAAATTCACGACCTCGACCCGGATGTCGTTTTCCTCGATATCCAGATGCCTGACATGGATGCGTTCGAGGTCCTGAAGTCGCTCAACGAAGACGATATCCCGCTTATCGTGTTCACGACGGCGTATGATAATTTCGCTCTCCGCGCTTACGAAGAGAACGTTGTCGATTACCTCCTGAAACCGATTGACCCCGAGCGCTTGCAGGCGACGATGAGCAAACTCCGCAAGCGCATGCCGCACGAAAGCGGCCAAGGTGTGCCTGCTGATTTCTCGTGGGAAAAGTTCAAGGAGATGATGAGCATAAGCGGGCTTTACATGCAGCGTTTGCAGGTCAAGCAGTCCGACCGTATTCTGCTTGTGAACATGGACGAGGTCATCCGTTTCCAGAGCGAGGAAAAGTACACGACCGCTTACACGACTACTGCGCAGTACGTGATTGACCAGACGCTTATTGAACTGGAAAAGCGCTTGGACCCGCGACAGTTTGTGCGCGTACACCGAGCGCACCTAGTTGCCATTGACTACATCGCCGAAATCCGCAAGAACGATAGTGGGCGCCTGTGCGTGGTGCTCCGTGACAAAAATCGCACGCAGATTACGGTGAGCCGCAATTTTGTTAAGACCGTTAAGAGCCTGTAA
- a CDS encoding Ig-like domain-containing domain: MKFSSVAYFLASCLMIAACATQVAPTGGPEDKLPPRVAGVLPAPKTANHPNELYVKLEFDEWINASIPRGAITISPPIEKKLRYEVHGKTLEVYSRAELDTGTTYTVTFAGGIKDLRGNALAKPFQVVFSTGATIDSLSLSGRVMVPDSLVRKKAYPSVGLYLMGPERESKRYLEKYRDTTTKVLDSLPMLTKEEPLYLTAADSIGSFAFTGLKAGRYRVVAFVDGNGNHKIEPSSELAGVWISDLHLDESTQDTLWIALADQDTSLLEMDNVNQPFANILEANFTRRVYFDSAFADTSNCFLSSSTGDTLYPRLVYLGTSSAPRFYFDPKPKDEVLYKFTCMAGHDSLNRALDTVRNYAEIEWKEMEADTLEPSIQTVKVMGKAKSAFPDDSLVVIYNKPVLDSLKDMFFIVENKDTTQVSVRKLDPIRFVVKRGEPWPTDSKFSLLRGYQDTTLAKADSNGVRDTVIETKYQGKLTFETISKLKLASMVGRIPGAKSGAIVRLKSVETGKFEYAKCSRYGAFAFNDLVEGGYIIDYYYAAEGSDLPNGGSLQPFKYGSAWRAPLDTLKIKSGANDLEQLMPNLPALP, from the coding sequence ATGAAGTTTTCGAGTGTGGCATACTTCTTGGCGTCGTGCCTGATGATTGCCGCTTGTGCAACGCAAGTGGCGCCGACAGGCGGTCCCGAAGATAAGCTCCCGCCGCGTGTGGCTGGAGTCTTGCCTGCGCCAAAGACGGCGAACCACCCGAATGAACTTTATGTGAAACTGGAATTTGATGAATGGATTAACGCTTCGATTCCGCGTGGGGCCATAACCATTTCGCCTCCGATTGAAAAGAAGTTGCGTTACGAAGTTCACGGCAAGACGCTCGAAGTCTATTCGCGTGCGGAACTCGATACCGGTACAACTTACACTGTGACATTCGCGGGTGGCATCAAGGACTTGCGCGGAAACGCTCTTGCAAAGCCTTTTCAGGTGGTGTTCTCGACGGGTGCAACGATTGACTCGCTTTCGCTTAGCGGCCGCGTGATGGTTCCGGATTCTCTTGTTCGCAAAAAAGCTTATCCGAGCGTAGGTCTTTATCTGATGGGGCCTGAACGTGAGTCCAAACGCTATCTCGAGAAGTACCGCGATACGACCACGAAGGTGCTTGATTCGCTTCCGATGCTCACGAAGGAAGAGCCGCTTTACCTCACGGCAGCGGATAGCATCGGTAGCTTCGCGTTTACGGGCCTCAAGGCGGGGCGCTACCGTGTTGTCGCTTTTGTCGATGGCAATGGCAACCACAAGATTGAGCCTTCGTCGGAACTTGCGGGCGTCTGGATCTCGGATTTGCATCTGGATGAATCAACGCAAGATACGCTTTGGATAGCCCTTGCCGACCAGGATACTTCGCTTCTGGAAATGGACAACGTAAATCAGCCGTTTGCAAATATTCTCGAAGCGAACTTTACGCGACGTGTTTATTTCGATTCTGCCTTTGCCGATACATCCAACTGCTTTCTTTCTTCGTCCACGGGCGATACGCTTTATCCGCGACTTGTGTATCTCGGTACGTCGAGCGCTCCGCGGTTCTACTTTGACCCGAAACCGAAAGACGAAGTTTTGTACAAATTTACATGCATGGCTGGCCACGATTCTCTGAACCGCGCTTTGGATACGGTCCGCAACTATGCCGAAATCGAATGGAAAGAGATGGAAGCCGATACGCTTGAACCTTCTATCCAGACGGTCAAGGTCATGGGAAAGGCGAAAAGTGCGTTCCCGGATGATTCCCTTGTCGTGATTTATAACAAGCCAGTGCTTGATTCCCTGAAGGACATGTTCTTTATCGTCGAGAATAAAGATACAACTCAGGTTTCCGTCCGTAAGCTCGACCCTATCCGTTTTGTTGTCAAACGTGGCGAGCCCTGGCCGACCGATAGTAAGTTCTCCCTATTGCGTGGATACCAGGATACGACTTTGGCAAAGGCTGACAGTAATGGCGTCCGCGATACAGTAATTGAGACAAAATATCAAGGTAAGCTAACTTTCGAGACAATCTCTAAGTTGAAACTGGCTTCGATGGTGGGGCGAATCCCTGGCGCCAAAAGCGGTGCCATTGTACGCCTCAAGTCTGTCGAAACTGGAAAATTTGAATATGCAAAGTGTTCCCGTTATGGGGCTTTCGCTTTTAACGACCTCGTTGAGGGCGGTTACATTATTGATTATTATTATGCAGCGGAAGGTTCGGATTTGCCCAATGGCGGATCCTTGCAACCTTTCAAATACGGTTCTGCATGGCGCGCGCCGCTTGATACGCTAAAGATTAAGAGTGGAGCAAACGATTTAGAACAACTGATGCCGAACCTTCCGGCATTGCCTTAA